One part of the Arachidicoccus terrestris genome encodes these proteins:
- a CDS encoding glucosidase family protein — translation MHRQLYKCNYLNKIGNRQFKENKLLCSFWLLVVAVLLYGTVSGQYSSGDKHPATGSKDAASLASAIKTDARLNKVKGMAERLVASGFTAGSGYGEVWIRDFNTFIRLSCKVLPRDSVREKLLLFFKMQGDDGNIIDGYIPKQKAGAGYDYIYRPAAPGLAGHKNTVETDQESSLIQAVYKYIESTGDKGILEEVIAGKTVKTRMEAAMEYLMNSHYDKKYGLLYGATTADWGDVQPESPWGVVIDSNSHMAIDIYDNAMFLIAINDYLKMVPGQRRWTKVQQGIRQQIRHVLWDAGRKKFRPHVYLNGSPFPKSFNEDVILYYGGSAVAIEAGLLTKPEIEAVNRQMVAGVKASGAPSIGLTLYPTYPAGFFKNKGMYPYGYQNGGDWTWFGGRMVRQLAVNGFVSEAYAEIAPMLDRVIKNKGFYEWYTRDGKPDGSGSFRGSAGVLYDAINALQNWADGLVRTHP, via the coding sequence ATGCACCGACAACTTTATAAATGCAATTATCTGAATAAAATAGGCAATAGGCAATTTAAAGAGAACAAATTACTTTGCTCCTTCTGGTTACTCGTTGTTGCGGTGTTGCTGTACGGCACCGTGTCGGGGCAGTATTCTTCAGGTGATAAGCATCCTGCTACGGGTAGTAAGGATGCAGCCAGCCTTGCAAGTGCAATAAAAACAGATGCGCGGCTGAATAAAGTGAAAGGGATGGCTGAACGGTTAGTTGCATCTGGATTTACTGCAGGCAGCGGATATGGTGAAGTCTGGATCCGGGATTTTAATACTTTTATCCGCCTTTCCTGTAAGGTTTTGCCCAGAGACAGTGTGCGGGAGAAACTGCTCCTATTCTTTAAAATGCAGGGGGATGATGGTAATATTATAGATGGCTATATTCCGAAGCAAAAGGCGGGTGCCGGTTATGATTATATTTACAGGCCGGCGGCTCCTGGCCTGGCCGGACATAAGAATACCGTGGAAACCGATCAGGAGTCCTCCCTGATACAGGCAGTCTATAAGTATATAGAAAGTACAGGCGATAAAGGAATTCTTGAGGAAGTTATCGCGGGCAAAACAGTGAAAACCCGGATGGAGGCTGCAATGGAGTATTTGATGAACAGTCATTATGATAAAAAATATGGTCTTCTTTATGGGGCTACTACAGCGGATTGGGGAGATGTGCAGCCGGAATCTCCATGGGGCGTGGTTATTGACAGTAACAGCCATATGGCGATAGACATTTACGATAACGCTATGTTTTTAATAGCCATCAATGATTATTTGAAAATGGTTCCGGGTCAGCGCCGCTGGACAAAAGTGCAGCAAGGTATCCGTCAACAAATTCGCCATGTCCTCTGGGATGCCGGGCGGAAAAAGTTCAGACCCCATGTGTATTTGAACGGCAGCCCTTTCCCCAAAAGTTTTAATGAAGATGTTATTCTATATTATGGTGGTTCGGCCGTGGCGATCGAAGCGGGTCTGCTGACTAAACCCGAAATCGAAGCGGTAAACAGGCAGATGGTCGCCGGTGTAAAAGCGTCAGGGGCGCCTTCCATCGGTCTTACCCTATATCCCACTTATCCTGCAGGTTTTTTTAAGAATAAAGGGATGTACCCTTATGGTTATCAGAATGGAGGTGACTGGACCTGGTTTGGTGGCAGGATGGTCCGCCAGCTGGCAGTTAATGGCTTTGTCTCTGAAGCATATGCAGAAATAGCACCGATGCTGGACAGAGTGATTAAGAATAAGGGATTCTATGAGTGGTATACCCGGGACGGGAAGCCCGATGGTTCGGGCTCGTTCAGGGGGTCAGCAGGTGTTTTATATGATGCCATTAATGCTTTGCAAAACTGGGCGGATGGACTTGTGCGTACCCATCCCTGA
- a CDS encoding GH92 family glycosyl hydrolase: MNLNTVRKIARERVRIHLMPAFLIVIGGLSVVNSQAQPDVDRHTPHTVWQIGAKDGSRRGMALAPGQYNDFLKEDFGWEDKFFLIGYSNPRQDWPYVLPGPVDSFGGTSNTAGVRNTVLNILFGIKGAPGNELSSLVIDLAGYQAARPAKLKVTVNGHPFEYALQKGKLINLIKGNSEDLTAAHEAGLDKTIRIPTKGLLREGGNEVQITSVEGSWIVFDQVRLEAATPLQVLQPGAVFLRQVRAARYEVKSDSTGKRNQPLLIDVQHLKGRPDLSVQLDGKKIFHQVIDTGRFDLEVPMPAVRTEKQSSYKIFADDQLVSQGKVKRSPQPLITPANYIDTKMGTAHSRWMIAPGPWMPFSMVKLSPDNQDAGWSSGYDPMYSSIGTFSHIHEWTLSGLGTFPTSGPLKLKVGRRQHPEEGYRSRFDPTSEVADVDYYKVRLTDHNILAELTATTRCSFQKYTYPKEQGSRIMIDLMTPAEYNYILKDVTFRKVNDYRIEGSSHQFAPKVWSDDADQDYTIHFVIEFDRPIAKFGTWNGDQLSAADNVTMKSPKTAGAFVEFDTRVHNVVQMRTGISLVSVHNAAENLKEEITKPFGWNFDKVRENNLDVWNGLLSRIKIESDDAREKKRFYTNMYRAICSRNTWSDVNGQWVDANEKVQKLSDQDALALGCDAFWNTFWNLNQFWNLAYPDWSSKWVKSQLAMYDANGWLAKGPAGMNYIPVMVAEHEIPLIVAAYQMGIRDFDVEKALKAAVKMQTTPSQKVGKSGYAGNRDLLPYLKHHYVPGDKGRFSNTLEYSYDDWTVGQLAKSLGKGQEYKTFNERGSWWKNAIDTATGYARIRNADGKWMEPFDPFRSGANSEYVEGNAWQLTYYVPQDVPGLIKRIGADRFAERLNWGFKESEKLRFNAPGDQYWDYPVIQGNEQSMQFAFLFNWVKMPWLTQKWSRSILDRYYGYGLANAYLGDEDQGQMSGWFVMAALGLFQMDGGASSEPIYEIGSPLYPEVTIDLGGRYGRGKTFRIIARNASRLNKYVQSARLNGKPLTDFYFPASALLSGGVLELQMGPLPNKAWGITSLPRR, translated from the coding sequence ATGAATTTAAACACAGTACGTAAAATTGCAAGAGAAAGAGTAAGGATCCATTTGATGCCTGCTTTTTTGATTGTTATTGGTGGTTTGTCTGTTGTGAATAGTCAGGCACAGCCTGATGTAGATAGGCATACCCCCCACACTGTCTGGCAAATTGGTGCAAAAGATGGCAGCCGCCGGGGTATGGCGCTTGCGCCCGGTCAATATAACGACTTTCTGAAAGAAGATTTTGGCTGGGAGGATAAGTTTTTTTTGATCGGCTATTCAAATCCGCGCCAGGACTGGCCCTATGTGCTTCCCGGGCCTGTGGATAGTTTCGGAGGGACAAGTAATACGGCAGGCGTCAGAAATACGGTGCTCAATATTTTATTTGGTATCAAAGGGGCACCTGGAAATGAACTTTCCAGCCTTGTAATTGATTTGGCGGGGTATCAGGCGGCCAGGCCGGCAAAGCTAAAAGTGACGGTCAACGGGCATCCTTTTGAATATGCTTTACAGAAAGGAAAACTGATCAATCTGATAAAAGGTAATTCTGAAGACCTGACTGCGGCTCACGAGGCTGGTTTAGATAAAACCATCCGTATCCCCACAAAGGGCCTTTTACGTGAGGGCGGAAATGAAGTGCAGATCACCTCAGTGGAAGGTTCCTGGATCGTTTTTGATCAGGTGAGACTCGAAGCGGCAACGCCTTTACAAGTGCTTCAGCCAGGCGCCGTTTTTTTGCGGCAGGTTCGCGCTGCCCGTTATGAGGTTAAAAGCGATTCGACAGGCAAGCGTAACCAGCCGCTGTTGATAGATGTGCAGCACCTTAAAGGAAGGCCTGATTTAAGCGTACAGCTGGACGGTAAGAAGATCTTTCATCAGGTGATAGATACAGGGCGGTTTGATCTGGAAGTGCCGATGCCTGCCGTCCGCACAGAAAAACAGAGCAGTTATAAAATATTTGCTGACGATCAGTTGGTATCACAGGGAAAGGTTAAGCGTTCGCCACAACCATTAATAACACCGGCTAATTATATCGATACAAAAATGGGAACGGCACATTCCCGCTGGATGATTGCACCCGGCCCATGGATGCCTTTCAGTATGGTGAAGCTGAGCCCGGATAACCAGGATGCAGGATGGTCCAGCGGCTATGATCCGATGTACAGCAGTATCGGTACATTTAGTCATATTCACGAATGGACGTTGTCCGGTTTAGGTACCTTTCCAACAAGCGGACCGCTAAAACTAAAGGTGGGCCGAAGACAACATCCTGAAGAGGGCTACAGATCCAGGTTTGATCCGACCTCTGAGGTAGCGGATGTAGATTACTATAAGGTTCGCCTCACAGATCATAATATCCTTGCGGAACTGACGGCCACAACACGCTGCAGTTTTCAGAAGTATACCTATCCAAAAGAACAGGGGAGTCGTATTATGATCGACCTTATGACGCCGGCTGAGTATAACTACATATTGAAAGATGTGACCTTCAGAAAGGTAAATGACTACCGGATTGAAGGCAGCAGCCATCAATTTGCGCCAAAAGTATGGTCAGATGATGCAGATCAGGATTATACCATTCACTTTGTAATAGAGTTTGACCGGCCCATTGCCAAATTTGGCACATGGAATGGAGATCAGCTGTCAGCTGCCGACAATGTTACAATGAAAAGCCCTAAGACGGCGGGTGCGTTTGTGGAATTTGACACCAGAGTGCATAATGTTGTACAAATGCGTACGGGTATTTCTCTCGTGAGTGTTCATAATGCAGCCGAAAACCTGAAAGAAGAGATCACAAAACCTTTTGGATGGAATTTTGACAAAGTAAGGGAAAATAACCTGGATGTCTGGAATGGGCTGCTGAGCAGAATTAAGATAGAATCTGATGATGCGAGAGAAAAGAAGCGTTTTTATACAAACATGTATCGGGCGATCTGCAGTAGAAATACATGGAGTGATGTGAATGGACAGTGGGTAGACGCCAATGAAAAAGTGCAGAAACTTTCCGATCAAGACGCTCTGGCACTGGGCTGCGATGCCTTCTGGAATACGTTTTGGAATCTCAATCAATTCTGGAACCTGGCCTATCCGGACTGGTCATCTAAATGGGTAAAATCCCAGTTGGCCATGTATGATGCGAACGGCTGGCTGGCTAAAGGACCGGCCGGCATGAATTATATTCCTGTTATGGTGGCAGAGCATGAGATACCGCTTATTGTTGCGGCTTATCAGATGGGTATTCGTGATTTTGACGTGGAAAAGGCCTTGAAGGCAGCTGTAAAAATGCAAACCACCCCCTCTCAGAAAGTAGGGAAGTCTGGTTATGCGGGCAACCGGGATCTATTGCCTTATCTGAAACATCATTATGTGCCCGGCGATAAGGGCAGGTTTTCAAATACGCTGGAATATAGTTACGATGACTGGACAGTCGGACAGCTGGCCAAATCACTGGGAAAGGGGCAGGAATATAAAACCTTTAACGAGCGTGGCAGCTGGTGGAAAAATGCGATTGACACAGCAACCGGTTATGCCAGAATAAGGAACGCGGACGGTAAGTGGATGGAACCCTTTGATCCATTTAGATCCGGTGCTAACTCGGAGTATGTCGAGGGCAATGCCTGGCAGCTGACTTATTATGTCCCTCAGGACGTCCCGGGACTGATTAAAAGGATTGGTGCTGACAGGTTTGCCGAACGGTTAAATTGGGGATTTAAAGAAAGTGAAAAGCTTCGATTCAATGCGCCCGGTGACCAGTACTGGGACTATCCCGTGATTCAGGGTAATGAACAGTCGATGCAGTTTGCTTTTCTGTTTAATTGGGTGAAGATGCCCTGGCTGACACAAAAATGGTCCCGCTCCATACTGGATCGCTATTATGGATATGGTCTGGCAAATGCTTATTTAGGGGATGAGGACCAGGGACAAATGAGCGGCTGGTTTGTAATGGCTGCTTTGGGACTATTCCAGATGGACGGCGGTGCCTCAAGTGAACCCATTTATGAAATTGGCAGCCCGCTTTACCCCGAAGTAACCATTGATCTGGGGGGCCGCTATGGCCGCGGCAAGACGTTTAGGATTATCGCCAGAAATGCCTCCAGACTCAATAAGTATGTTCAGAGTGCCCGGTTGAATGGCAAGCCTTTAACTGATTTTTATTTCCCTGCCAGCGCCTTATTGTCTGGTGGCGTTCTGGAGTTGCAAATGGGACCCCTGCCGAATAAAGCCTGGGGTATTACCAGTCTTCCAAGAAGGTGA
- a CDS encoding glucosidase family protein, with protein MQIQRLCCKRWSGYKWLTGVFLLYAGIVSAQNKEKLARTILADNRLDSVASMAEGLLAKGFTAGDGYPQVWIRDLNTFIETSVRVYSIDSIRKNLLTFYALQQPNGEIVDGYVLKGHVTWNDPNIYTSVLDSLHVGFKNTVETDQETSLIQAFGKYITLTGDSLVLEERIGGKSVKERMRLAIEYLLKNRYSRRYGLLTGATTQDWGDVQVEGGATVDVDSNTHWAVDIYDNAMFVLALDPLIRFSSTAVEKQRWSKLRHLTVKNIRKYLWDRRRQKFIPHLYINTSPFPPAFDENSIYYHGGTAIAIEAGLLSKPEISTANQKMLQDVAASGALSIGMTMYPPYPEGIIKGSEASRPYIYQNGGDWTWFGGRMIQQLVAYGFVEEAYDEIQPMINRVIHQNKFFEWYGVDGKPEGSGDFRGSAGVLAKAISMLRAWAKKEVQ; from the coding sequence ATGCAGATTCAACGGCTTTGCTGCAAAAGATGGAGTGGGTATAAATGGCTGACGGGTGTTTTTCTCTTGTATGCTGGAATAGTATCCGCACAAAATAAAGAGAAACTTGCCCGAACGATATTAGCCGATAACAGATTGGATAGTGTTGCTTCCATGGCGGAAGGATTATTGGCAAAGGGTTTTACGGCGGGGGATGGATATCCTCAGGTTTGGATCCGGGATTTGAATACTTTTATTGAAACCTCTGTTAGAGTTTATAGTATAGATAGTATCAGAAAGAATCTGCTCACTTTTTACGCCCTGCAACAGCCCAATGGTGAGATTGTAGACGGCTATGTTTTAAAAGGTCATGTCACTTGGAATGATCCTAATATTTATACATCTGTGTTGGATTCCCTGCATGTCGGTTTTAAAAACACTGTTGAAACCGATCAGGAAACCTCTCTTATTCAGGCTTTTGGAAAGTATATAACGTTAACCGGTGATAGTCTTGTTTTGGAAGAAAGGATTGGCGGAAAGTCTGTCAAAGAAAGAATGCGTCTTGCTATAGAGTATCTTTTAAAAAACAGATATTCCAGAAGATATGGATTGCTGACCGGGGCCACAACGCAGGATTGGGGGGATGTTCAGGTAGAAGGTGGGGCGACAGTTGATGTTGATTCGAATACGCACTGGGCCGTTGATATCTATGATAATGCGATGTTTGTACTGGCACTTGATCCGCTGATCAGGTTCTCATCCACCGCCGTAGAGAAACAAAGATGGAGTAAGTTACGGCACCTGACTGTGAAGAATATCCGCAAATATCTTTGGGATCGTCGCCGTCAGAAATTTATTCCCCATTTATATATCAACACTAGCCCATTCCCGCCGGCTTTCGATGAGAACAGTATTTATTATCATGGCGGAACAGCCATCGCTATAGAAGCGGGACTTTTATCTAAACCGGAAATCAGTACCGCGAACCAAAAAATGCTGCAGGATGTGGCCGCATCCGGCGCCTTATCTATCGGCATGACCATGTATCCTCCCTATCCTGAAGGAATCATTAAAGGCTCAGAGGCATCCAGGCCTTACATTTATCAAAATGGAGGTGACTGGACCTGGTTCGGCGGGCGTATGATTCAGCAACTGGTGGCTTATGGTTTTGTGGAGGAAGCCTACGATGAAATTCAGCCAATGATTAACCGGGTAATTCACCAAAATAAGTTTTTTGAATGGTATGGTGTGGACGGAAAGCCAGAAGGCAGTGGAGATTTCAGAGGTAGCGCCGGTGTCCTGGCTAAAGCTATAAGCATGTTACGTGCCTGGGCCAAGAAGGAAGTACAGTAA